Genomic DNA from Melopsittacus undulatus isolate bMelUnd1 chromosome 2, bMelUnd1.mat.Z, whole genome shotgun sequence:
CTTCAGCCCGACGGCCGCTGCCGCCTTCGTGCCGCCGGTAATCCAGCCCCCGCTGTGCCCGGAAGCGGGAGGTCTCCCGCCTCCACTCATCGTCAAATGCGGCTGCATCACCTGTGTAAGGAAAGGTGGAGCTCAGGTGAGGATGTGGTGGGGAAGCAGTACCTGGGCTTGCTGGGGGGAGCACACAGGCAGTGCTCACTTTCGTCCATGTTGATGTagtcctgcctctcctcctgGTCACCCGTGCGATGATTCCGGGACCGCTGCATGATGTGTGCCCGCTCTCTGATGTGGTGTCCAATTGACATCTGTTCCAAGCCGCTATCAGAGTCCCTTACAGTCCGTCTGGTCTCACGGATCTGCAGGCAGATTCCCAGATAGCATCACCATTTTAATTCattctcccagccccacacgtCACTGATTCTTGCCTGCACTATTTCAGTCATGTTGCACTGCCACTACTCTCTGCCACTACTCTCAGGATGTCAGACGCAACATaatgaagaagggaaaatggatttCCCCTACCAGCatttcccattccctcccagtGGCCCTCAGCATGGTTCAGTGAGTCACAACACGCTCCCCAACTGCGACTGACTGCACAGCAGAAGTGCTGTGGGTGGCCAACACTGAGCCACCAAATGAAGTCTACCCACCCACAGCAAACCCAGCAGCCTCATGCCTCCTCCTTACCCCACCAGGTGCTGAACGCATCTCAGAGGTCTCTTGGTAGACCTTAGGCCCATCACCCAAATTGGAATAGGAGATGACAGTTGAGGAGGTAAATGTCTGGCAGTTAGCACCACTTGTCATATGCtcctgaaaaaagaaatggggaaTAGTATAAAGAAGGAATGAGAGAAGAAATGGCAGTTAATGCTCTCCCTATACAACAAAGTAGGAAGAAATTACAATAGGAGGAATATAAATCCCACGGGTACAACTTTCTGGAGAACACATCTACCTTTAAATTAACTCTTCTTTCTTGCTAAAAGAGTCTACCCCCACACTTCCTTCCTCAGCCACCTCTCTGCACTCAGAGGGTACACCTCAGGAACAAGCTCCCTGCCAGTGAGACCTGGTCACAACAGAAGGCTTAGAGCCTCTGCCACCTTGGCAGCTTGAGCGCAGCCCATaccaaagcagcacaggaagagGTGAGACATTAAAGGGGATGACAGGAGCAGTCTCAGTATTTCTCCCAATACAAACTTATTTATGGAGGGTTCTTACCATGTTTCCAATCATGTCGTTCATCATCCCAAACATATCTATAAAGCCACCTGCctgttaaaagaagaagagaacACAAGAACATATGAAGTCACTTTGGAATGACACAGGAGGAAAGAACAACAAACTATCTGCAAGGGACAAGAAACTGCTGCCTAAGTAGGAAaaccttcttcttttccctttctttcagtggtgaagaaaaaaaaacattttttctgctgctgttccctcAGGTTGCATTGTCCAAGTGTTCTGGCTTTCCAGATCTCTGGATACAGCAAGGGTTGTTCATTTAGTTCAAGCCTGACTCCTTATGCTCTCTGAGTCCAGGCACTCCACAAAGCTAAGAGAAGAAATCTCAGGATGTGCACTAACAGTGACCTTAACCATAGCACAGTCATCCTCAACGATGTTTTCACCTCATCACTGTCAACTCTTAAACCACAAGGAAGTTTCCATTGGTTGTAGTTTTTCCTAACATAATaacaagttttcttcttttccctacAAACACCGAACTTTTTAATCT
This window encodes:
- the MLF2 gene encoding myeloid leukemia factor 2, whose translation is MFRLMRDGEPEDPMFAMDPFAIHRQHMNRMLSGSFGFGPLLGITDGTTPGARQPGRRMQAGAVSPFGMLGMAGGFIDMFGMMNDMIGNMEHMTSGANCQTFTSSTVISYSNLGDGPKVYQETSEMRSAPGGIRETRRTVRDSDSGLEQMSIGHHIRERAHIMQRSRNHRTGDQEERQDYINMDESDAAAFDDEWRRETSRFRAQRGLDYRRHEGGSGRRAEGTRLAIQGPEDSPSRQSRRYDW